In Leptidea sinapis chromosome 8, ilLepSina1.1, whole genome shotgun sequence, a single window of DNA contains:
- the LOC126965752 gene encoding uncharacterized protein LOC126965752, which yields MSTSAVTNSINELRRLSNNTTTNPTAGGHVLGVAKSTHNNKRPPIIIYPTVTPESIVIPIVSCIFGFPLLALTVICCLRRRAKLARERARRRNCELDRGELSVVRLSPGRSRQRAVSLVRSPRPPPTLELDTVLEERSDPEQTTLSQVDITPDREVGSILFSAMGAVGTAAMTAAACAQDS from the exons ATGTCTACATCCGCAGTCACAAATTCAATAAACGAGCTGCGTCGCCTCAGCAACAATACAACTACAAACCCGACTGCCGGGGGCCATGTTCTCGGTGTTGCCAAATCAACGCACAACAATAAACGCCCGCCAATCATCATTTACCCCACCG ttACACCGGAATCAATAGTAATACCTATTGTGTCCTGCATTTTTGGGTTTCCATTATTGGCTCTCACCGTGATATGCTGTTTAAGACGTAGAGCCAAGCTGGCCAg AGAGCGAGCACGTCGACGCAACTGCGAATTGGATCGAGGTGAGCTGTCCGTGGTGAGGTTGTCTCCAGGGAGAAGCAGGCAGCGAGCGGTCAGTCTGGTGCGCTCTCCCAGACCTCCCCCCACTCTAGAACTGGATACAGTACTTGAAGAAAGATCAGATCCTGAACAAACTACGCTTTCAcaa GTTGATATAACACCAGATCGTGAAGTGGGTAGTATACTGTTCAGCGCGATGGGTGCCGTAGGCACCGCTGCCATGACTGCAGCGGCTTGCGCACAGGACAGCTAG